A segment of the bacterium genome:
TTTTGTTACCTGTTCATTTCCCCCTCACTCTCGCCCCTCTCCCCTATGGGGAGAGGATATAGGTGAGGGGCGATTTCATCTCCTTTTCATCTATTTTTTGACACTACTCTCTCCTCTTAATAAAAATAGCGAAATTCAAAAATTTCCCCTCGCGTGTAGTCCGAGGGGACGAACCTAACGCCATTATGCTTCTCAAATCCCCCTTGAAATCCCCCTTTATACCTGTTGTGCCTTTTGAAATACATTACGGCACCAACTCTCCTTTACTAAACTTTGCTACCTTAGTCGGTTTATTAAAGGGGGAAATATCAACTCCCCCTCATCCCCCACTTCTCCCCGGCGGGGAGAAGAGATGAAATCCCTCCTAATCCCCGTTGTGCCTATTGAAATACATTACGGCACCAACTCTGTGGGCTAAACTTTGCAACTTTAGTCGGTTTATTAAAGGGGGAACGTTGTCTCCTTCCTTTATCAAAGCTTGCCCGTCCATCTTTCCGCCAAAAATAGCAGCTGATTCGCCATTGTTTCTGGCGAATGTGGAGGGGAAGGTATGGATGTATTTTAATTATAAATCCCTCTCTATCTCCCTTTATAAAAGGGAGAATTAATCCCCGTTGTGCTTGCTATAAATCTCCCCTCACCCCTGTTGTGCTATCTAAGAAACGATAACGCACCAACTCTGAGGCACAAGGTAAGCAACTTCAGTCGGTTTGTTAAAGGGGAGAGTATTAAAATCCCCTCTAACTCCCCTTTTATAAAGGGAAAAATCCTGTTTATTAAAGAGGGAATTCCTTCTTCTTCCCCATTAACAAATAATTCTTGATAAAAATATCGTTTTCTTTCAAATTTTTATCTATACCCAATTTTTTCATCTTTTCATAAATTTTTATCCATGCACAATCTCTTGACCTATTTACCTCACATTTTCCATTTTTATCCGCTCCTCCACAGGGTCCATTTAAAAGTCCTTTTAAGCAAGAAGTAAAAGGACATATTCCACCTGTCCAATTCAAATAACATTCTTCACATCCAGAACAACTATACTTTTGGGCAGTTATCCCCTGAAATCCATCTAAACAAAATGAATCACATCCGACACTAATATTTTTATAAACTTTTTTATCCTCAATTAAAATTTTTGAAATCACCTGAACACCAACACCACAGGAGAAAACAATAATATTTTCACATTTTTCAAATTTTTTAATGTTTTTATTAACAATTGTTTCTGCAAACTCCTCATTACAAAGATAATCTATTTTTATAATTTCAATTATATTCTGGTTGTTCTTTTTCAAAAATTCATTTATTCCTTCTTCTGGAAAATAAACTTCTTTACAACCAAAACATTTAAAAACAATTACTTTTTTTTCAAGATATTTTAAAATTTCATCTTCATTTTTTATTTTTGTTGCAAGCATTTTTTCCCTTCTTTTATAAATTTAAGCAAGTTTATTTTTGATGAACAAATATACTGGCAACAACCACACTCAATACATTCATTAACATTATATTTCCCCATTTCTAAAAATTTTCCCTCCTGCCCTAAAAGAGCAAAGTAAAGTGGATATAATTCTACAGGACAGGCATCAACACATCTACCACATTTTATACAATTTCTATCTTCATCAAAATTTACAGGTGTTTTCTTTAAAAATGTATAACCAGTTGTTCCTTTTATTACTGCTGTTTCAAAATTTTCCTGACAAATTCCCATCATTGGACCACCCATTTTTATATCATATTCAGAAATCTCATTTTCATCAATAAATGACGGAATAATATGCTTTAATGGAAAACCAATTTTTATTTCATAGTTTCCTGTCATTTTAATATCTTCTCCTGATATTGTAATAACACGACTGATAAGAGGAAACCCATAATTTATTGCTCTATAAATTGCAAGAATTGTGCTTATATTTAAAACAACAACACCAACATCAAAAGGTAGCCCTTTTTTAGGAACTTGCCTACCAGTTAGGCATTTTATTAAAATTTTTTCTGCACCTTCTGGATATTTTGTTGGTAATTGTGAAATTTTTATATTTTCAGATGAATATTGCTTTAATAAATTTATTGCGACCTTTTTATTATCTTCTATTCCAACAATAACATTTTTAACTTCAAGAATTTTTTTAACAATTTCAATTCCTTTTATAATTTCCCTATAATACTCAATCATAACCCTGTTATCTGAATTTAAAAATGGTTCACACTCACATCCATTAACTATTAAAGTATCTACCTTTTTTGGTGGGGATAATTTTACATGTGTTGGAAACATTGCCCCACCCAATCCAACAATTCCTTTTTCATTTATGAAATCCAAAATTTTTTCTTTTGGTAAGTTATACCAATTTTCAAGTGGTTGAATTTCAGAAGATAAGTCATCTAAACCATTATTTTCTATAACTATTGCTGGTTCCAAAGTTAAACTTACTGGATGTATTTTTTCTTCAATTGAAAGGACTTTACCACTTATACTTGAATGAATATTGGAAGAAATAAAACCAGAAGAAGAGCCAATTTTCTGCCCAACTTTTACTTTATCTCCAACTTTAACAATTGGAATAGATGGTATTCCTGTGTGTTGAGAAAGAAATATAATTACATAAGGGGGGTCTTGATACTTTTTAATTTTTATATTTTCTGTTTTCTCCTTTTCCTCTTCTGGATATAAACCACCATAAAAGCCACTTTGTCTTCTTTCAATATTTTCATCTGTCCTTTTTTCTTTTTCTTCATCTGGTATAATATTGTAATTTCTAATTTCAATTGTAGGATTTAATTTCTCTTTTTGTTTTTTTAATCTTTCATATATTTCAATCCATGCACATTTTTTATTCTTATTTACTTCACACATTCCATTTTTATCCGCTCCTCCACATGGTCCATTTAAAAGTCCTTTTGCACAATTTATAATAGGACAAATTCCACCGGTAATATTGAGATAACATTGTCCACATCCACCACATTTTTCAGGACTTAAACTAATACCATGCTCAATAGGGAAATTGGTAGAATTTTCACTAAAAGAAATTGTATCTGAAAGGGCAATCACTATCTTGTTATCAATAATATCTGAAACAAGTTGTATCCCAATTCCACAGGAAATAACTCCAATTACTTCAAAAGAAGAAAAATCAATGTCTTCAATTATTTTATTTATATGATAATTGTTACATAAAAAATCTACAGCAGAAAAATCAACTTTTTTCTCCTGCTTTATCTTCCCAATTATTTCAGGAAAGGGCTCGTCAAGTGTCGCTTTTGTAAAACATTTTTTACACCAGAAAATATAAATACTTTTTGTCCCTTTCAAAAGTTCTTCTATTTCATTTTCTGGTTTTAATTTATAATTTGTGTACTCAATAATTATTTTTTCTTTTTCCATTTATTTTCCTTGCTTCTCATACAAATTTGACACCAAATTTAT
Coding sequences within it:
- a CDS encoding methylenetetrahydrofolate reductase C-terminal domain-containing protein, whose amino-acid sequence is MLATKIKNEDEILKYLEKKVIVFKCFGCKEVYFPEEGINEFLKKNNQNIIEIIKIDYLCNEEFAETIVNKNIKKFEKCENIIVFSCGVGVQVISKILIEDKKVYKNISVGCDSFCLDGFQGITAQKYSCSGCEECYLNWTGGICPFTSCLKGLLNGPCGGADKNGKCEVNRSRDCAWIKIYEKMKKLGIDKNLKENDIFIKNYLLMGKKKEFPL
- the rsxC gene encoding electron transport complex subunit RsxC; protein product: MEKEKIIIEYTNYKLKPENEIEELLKGTKSIYIFWCKKCFTKATLDEPFPEIIGKIKQEKKVDFSAVDFLCNNYHINKIIEDIDFSSFEVIGVISCGIGIQLVSDIIDNKIVIALSDTISFSENSTNFPIEHGISLSPEKCGGCGQCYLNITGGICPIINCAKGLLNGPCGGADKNGMCEVNKNKKCAWIEIYERLKKQKEKLNPTIEIRNYNIIPDEEKEKRTDENIERRQSGFYGGLYPEEEKEKTENIKIKKYQDPPYVIIFLSQHTGIPSIPIVKVGDKVKVGQKIGSSSGFISSNIHSSISGKVLSIEEKIHPVSLTLEPAIVIENNGLDDLSSEIQPLENWYNLPKEKILDFINEKGIVGLGGAMFPTHVKLSPPKKVDTLIVNGCECEPFLNSDNRVMIEYYREIIKGIEIVKKILEVKNVIVGIEDNKKVAINLLKQYSSENIKISQLPTKYPEGAEKILIKCLTGRQVPKKGLPFDVGVVVLNISTILAIYRAINYGFPLISRVITISGEDIKMTGNYEIKIGFPLKHIIPSFIDENEISEYDIKMGGPMMGICQENFETAVIKGTTGYTFLKKTPVNFDEDRNCIKCGRCVDACPVELYPLYFALLGQEGKFLEMGKYNVNECIECGCCQYICSSKINLLKFIKEGKKCLQQK